A stretch of DNA from Phycisphaerae bacterium:
CGTGTATGTTATGGCTCGCGGCGCTGGGGGGGATCGACGATTGGATCAAGCTCACGTCCAAGGGGCGGGAAGGCACCCGCGATGGCCTGAAGTTTTATCAAAAGCTGCTCTTTCAGATCGCCCTTGGAGTGATGCTGGCCTATTGCGTGTACCGGCGCGGCGAGGAGACGTTTGCCGGTTTTGAGCATCAGCACTACCGCATCCTGACGCTGCCGTTTTTCAAGGGAGAGCAATCCCACGGGCTGCTGCTTTCGCTTTCTCTTTTCTATGTTATTACGGTCCTCGTCGTGACGGGGACATCCAACGCAGTAAACCTGACCGACGGGATGGACGGGCTGGCCAGTGGCTGCGTGGCCATTTGCGCATTTGTGTTCATGTTGCTGTCGTACGCGGTGGGCGATGCGCGGGTGGCGGATTATCTGTTGTTTCCCCACATTCCGCAGGCGGGCGAACTGTCTGTCCTGTGCGGGGCGATGATGGGGGCCTGCATGGGATTCCTCTGGTACAACTGCCATCCCGCGCAGGTGTTCATGGGCGATACCGGCTCGCTGCCGCTGGGCGGGCTAATCGGGTTTGTTGCGATCGTCATCCGCCAGGAGGTGATGCTCTTCATCGTCGGCGGCGTGTTCGTCATGGAGGCCCTGTCGGTCATGCTCCAGGTGGCGTGTTTCAAGACGACCGGCAAACGGATCTTCCGCATGTCGCCGATCCACCACCACTTTCATCTGAAGGGCTGGCATGAGACACAGGTGGTAACGCGGTTCTGGCTGCTGGCGGTGCTGTTCGCGGCGCTGGCGCTGGCGACGACGAAGCTGCGCTAAAGAACTATCGTGGTTTCCACACTGTCAAGCCATGAATTCGGTCAAAGTCGTTATCATTCGTAACCAAGTGTACCAAGCCGTTTCGGCGCATGAGCGCGACCGAGATTGCATCGTTCGTTAGCAAAGACATATCCGTTGCGATGTCGGCCGCGAGAGGGAAATCCGCCAATTGAATAGGTAGATTGATGATGGGGAGCGCCGCCAATTCACCGACGACTTCACGAAACTCCGACAATTCGTTGATCCGCGGCCGATTGCTTTGCAGCCAGTTTACGAGCGACGTGCGTTGGAGCCTAAATCTCGCGGCAGCCTCCGCAAGCATGATTTTGTGCATCGCTTCGGCAAGGACATGCGTTGAAGCGAATGCCGTAATCTGGCCGGCCGCAACGCGTTCGAGCAAATCCGTGCACGCGTCGGAAAAGGGGGGCGTTTCAACAAAGTGATAATAGAAGATGTTCGCGTCGATGAAACAAGTGTCGCCATCCGGAAGGTTAAGCGGCATCGCTTACGACTCTTCGGGCTGAAAATCTGGCATAGAAGCAATCTGGCGGGCTAGTTCCGGGTCGAGGCTGATTCGGCGCGCACGCCGTGAGCGCACCACATGATGCTGGCCATTTCCAACAACCTCGACGTAGACCTCGGCCCCTTCCGGCAGATTGAGAGGCTCATCGAAGGCGATCTGGCCGTTTCTGATATGACCGCGGACCGTCATCAGTACTCTCCAAATCTATTCTATCAGGATACCGGCTGGAGTAAACTCGTGTCGGCGCACCCCTCACCTTTCGGTACCGCCCTTGCCGATGTACAAATATGCCTTGGCCTGCGCAGGGACTGCGCGGTCAAGTCCGGCCCGGGGTCGGCAAGCCCCACACCTCCCTCTTCTTGACAAGGGGAGGGAATCACGCACGGAGGCGTCATGTTTCGGCTTGATAGCAGGCCTTCTCCAGCCAGCACGACCATTACGATCCTCGCCGCCGCGCTGATGGCCGTGGGCGTCGTGATGGTCTTTTCGGCCAGCGCCAGCCTGACGGCCCCGCCGCCTACGCAGAATGTCCTCGCCAACTCCTCGTTCCGGCAAGCGATGTTCACCTTTGCGGCCCTGGTGACCATGCTCATGGTCGGGCTTTGTCCTTATGAGTCGTGGCGTTTGCGCTGTGCCGAATCGGGCACCAATAGACTCTCCTGGTTTCAGCCCTCAGTACTCCTGGCCCTCGTTGCGATCGCCCTGCTCGTCGCTGTCCTGATACCAGGCATCGGCGAAGAGCGGAATGGCGCTCGGCGCTGGATCAGTCTTGGCCCCTCGGCACTGGGATTGGGTTTTCAGCCTTCGGAGTTGGCCAAGCTTTCGCTCGTCGTGCTCCTGGCTGCTGTCGCCGGGCACATCGGCGAGGGCATCCGCCGTTTCTGGACCGGGTTGCTCCCGTTAATCCTGCTCTTGGGAATCGTTTGCGGTCTCGTCGGCATTGAGGACTTCGGCACCGCTGCTCTTCTTGCTGTGGTCGGCGGGTGCATGTTGGTCGGCGCTGGGGCAAAGATCTGGCACATGTTCCTGGTGTGCCTGCCTGGAGTCGCGGGACTGGTTTACCTGGTCGTATCCAAGCCCTACCGGGTAACCCGTGTACTGTCTTTCCTCGACCCCTACGCTGACCCACAGGGGGCCGGCTATCACCAGGTTCAGTCGCTGATCACGATCGCCTCCGGGGATTGGTGGGGGCGCGGCCTGGGCGCGGGGATTCAGAAGTACGGCTACCTTCCGGAGAGCCGCAGCGACTTCATCTTTGCGGTCATCTGCGAGGAACTCGGGATCATCGGCGGGGT
This window harbors:
- the mraY gene encoding phospho-N-acetylmuramoyl-pentapeptide-transferase; its protein translation is MIYHLLQYWLGSQGHYGYENPLFRGTVAILVSFLIVWLSGPRVIRFLIAKRLGDIPDFDHQMLNEMTQHKANIPTMGGLLILAAVASSVVLLANLTVYYVYLALACMLWLAALGGIDDWIKLTSKGREGTRDGLKFYQKLLFQIALGVMLAYCVYRRGEETFAGFEHQHYRILTLPFFKGEQSHGLLLSLSLFYVITVLVVTGTSNAVNLTDGMDGLASGCVAICAFVFMLLSYAVGDARVADYLLFPHIPQAGELSVLCGAMMGACMGFLWYNCHPAQVFMGDTGSLPLGGLIGFVAIVIRQEVMLFIVGGVFVMEALSVMLQVACFKTTGKRIFRMSPIHHHFHLKGWHETQVVTRFWLLAVLFAALALATTKLR
- a CDS encoding putative peptidoglycan glycosyltransferase FtsW encodes the protein MFRLDSRPSPASTTITILAAALMAVGVVMVFSASASLTAPPPTQNVLANSSFRQAMFTFAALVTMLMVGLCPYESWRLRCAESGTNRLSWFQPSVLLALVAIALLVAVLIPGIGEERNGARRWISLGPSALGLGFQPSELAKLSLVVLLAAVAGHIGEGIRRFWTGLLPLILLLGIVCGLVGIEDFGTAALLAVVGGCMLVGAGAKIWHMFLVCLPGVAGLVYLVVSKPYRVTRVLSFLDPYADPQGAGYHQVQSLITIASGDWWGRGLGAGIQKYGYLPESRSDFIFAVICEELGIIGGVAVLALFAILLWNGRIAMLRASSEFGRLIALGATLTIGFQAAMNVAVVTVSVPTKGIGLPFVSAGGSGVILFAVLVGLLVNVARNRGDVAVTAPALSRPPTALELGLPFHGTLAH
- a CDS encoding type II toxin-antitoxin system VapC family toxin, coding for MPLNLPDGDTCFIDANIFYYHFVETPPFSDACTDLLERVAAGQITAFASTHVLAEAMHKIMLAEAAARFRLQRTSLVNWLQSNRPRINELSEFREVVGELAALPIINLPIQLADFPLAADIATDMSLLTNDAISVALMRRNGLVHLVTNDNDFDRIHGLTVWKPR